Proteins co-encoded in one Microcebus murinus isolate Inina chromosome 5, M.murinus_Inina_mat1.0, whole genome shotgun sequence genomic window:
- the LOC142870932 gene encoding small ribosomal subunit protein eS4, X isoform-like, producing the protein MAHGPKKHLKRVAAPKHWMLDKLTGVFAPRRSTGPHKLRECLPLIIFLRNRLTYALTGDEVKKICMQRFIKIDGKVRTDITYPAGFMDVISIDKTGENFRLIYDTKGRFAVHRITPEEAKYKLCKVRKIFVGTKGIPHLVTHDARTIRYPDPLIKVNDTIQIDLETGKITDFIKFDTGNLCMVTGGANLGRIGVIINRERHPGSFDVVHVKDANGNSFATRLSNIFVIGKGNKPWISLPRGKGIRLTIAEERDKRLAAKQSSG; encoded by the coding sequence ATGGCCCACGGTCCCAAGAAGCATCTGAAGCGTGTAGCAGCTCCAAAGCATTGGATGCTGGATAAGCTGACCGGTGTGTTTGCTCCTCGTCGATCCACCGGTCCCCACAAGCTGAGAGAGTGTCTCCCactcatcattttcctaagaaacaggctTACGTATGCCCTGACAGGAGATGAAGTGAAGAAGATCTGCATGCAGCGCTTCATTAAAATCGATGGCAAGGTCCGAACTGATATAACCTACCCTGCTGGATTTATGGATGTCATCAGCATtgacaagactggagagaatttccgtctgatttatgacaccaagggtcgctttgctgttcatcgtatcacacctgaggaggccaaatacaagttgtgcaaagtgagaaaaatctttgtgggcacaaaaggaatccctcatctggtgactcatgatgctcgtaccatccgctatcctgatccactcatcaaagtgaatgacaccattcagattgatttggagactggcaagattactgatttcatcaagtttgacactggtaacctgtgtatggtgactggaggcgctaacttgggaagaattggtgtgatcatcaacagagaaagacatcccgggtcttttgatgtggttcacgtgaaagatgccaatggcaacagctttgccactcgcctctccaacattttcgttattggcaaaggcaacaaaccatggatttctcttcctcgaggaaaaggtatccgcctcaccattgctgaagagagggataagagactggcagccaaacagagcagtgggtga